A single genomic interval of Plantibacter sp. Leaf314 harbors:
- the efeO gene encoding iron uptake system protein EfeO — MQHRIMTGLAGAGVLALALTGCVPNNTGTDALTVDITDDSCSVSVAKATAGAVTFSITNNGTDVNEFEILASDKLRIVGEKENVTPGQTVSYVAQLNPGTYYTACKFQLVGAPVGLAEFTVSGENAAVSKDEQELTDQAVTNYVAYIKSQVAELVPQVKAFTDAYAAGDDETARALFASTRVSYERIEPTAEAFGDLDPKIDYREVDAVAEGLDWTGFHRIEKDLWPPAADALNSDGTSALMDWTASTPEQRQQFATGLVDDVQQLFDLVSEKDFTVSLGDISNGAIGLLDEVAVGKISGEEDWWSHTDLYDFAANVQGAEVAFGNVKDIAAGKGDAGTKLVGQIETEFTALQDLLAKYGSLDSGFVSYDTVTEDQRKELSDQVNALSEPLSQLTHTVLGVAE; from the coding sequence ATGCAGCACCGCATCATGACCGGCCTCGCAGGCGCGGGCGTCCTCGCCCTCGCGCTCACGGGCTGCGTCCCGAACAACACGGGCACCGACGCGCTCACCGTCGACATCACGGACGACTCGTGCTCCGTGTCCGTCGCCAAGGCGACGGCGGGCGCCGTGACGTTCTCCATCACGAACAACGGCACCGACGTCAACGAGTTCGAGATCCTCGCCTCCGACAAGCTCCGCATCGTCGGCGAGAAGGAGAACGTCACCCCCGGGCAGACCGTCTCGTACGTGGCGCAGCTGAACCCGGGCACGTACTACACGGCCTGCAAGTTCCAGCTCGTCGGCGCTCCCGTCGGCCTCGCCGAGTTCACCGTCAGCGGTGAGAACGCCGCCGTGTCGAAGGACGAGCAGGAGCTCACCGACCAGGCTGTCACGAACTACGTCGCGTACATCAAGTCGCAGGTCGCCGAGCTCGTGCCGCAGGTCAAGGCGTTCACCGACGCCTACGCGGCCGGCGACGACGAGACCGCCCGCGCACTCTTCGCCTCGACCCGCGTCTCCTACGAGCGCATCGAGCCGACCGCCGAGGCCTTCGGCGACCTCGATCCGAAGATCGACTACCGCGAGGTCGACGCCGTCGCCGAGGGCCTCGACTGGACGGGCTTCCACCGGATCGAGAAGGACCTCTGGCCGCCGGCAGCAGACGCCCTCAACTCCGACGGGACGAGCGCCCTCATGGACTGGACCGCGTCCACGCCTGAGCAGCGTCAGCAGTTCGCCACCGGACTCGTCGACGACGTCCAGCAGCTCTTCGACCTCGTCTCCGAGAAGGACTTCACCGTGAGCCTCGGCGACATCTCGAACGGCGCCATCGGCCTCCTCGACGAGGTCGCCGTCGGCAAGATCTCCGGTGAGGAGGACTGGTGGTCGCACACCGACCTCTACGACTTCGCCGCGAACGTCCAGGGCGCCGAGGTGGCCTTCGGCAACGTGAAGGACATCGCCGCCGGCAAGGGCGACGCCGGCACGAAGCTCGTCGGCCAGATCGAGACGGAGTTCACGGCACTGCAGGACCTGCTCGCGAAGTACGGCAGCCTCGACAGCGGGTTCGTGAGCTACGACACCGTCACCGAGGACCAGCGCAAGGAACTCTCCGACCAGGTCAACGCCCTCTCCGAGCCGCTCTCGCAGCTCACCCACACGGTGCTCGGCGTCGCCGAGTAG
- the dapC gene encoding succinyldiaminopimelate transaminase, which yields MALQPLPDYPWDLMAPYAERARRHPDGIVDLSIGSPVDATPDLIRDALRDATDAHAYPTTIGTPELRQAITAWFARRRGVGGLSPDAVLPTIGSKELVALLAFLLGLGEGDTVVHPVAAYPTYAVGAAIAGADAVAADDPAEWPESTRLVWLNSPGNPDGRVLSIEELRAAFARARELGAVLVGDECYAELGWEGEWSDTPTPSVLDPRVTDGDHSGVLAIYSLSKQSNLAGYRAAFLAGDERLVQRLVTVRKHAGLMLPAPLQAAMVAALGDDEHVAEQKARYRARREVLLPAVREAGFRVDHSEAGLYLWITEGRGAWSSIDRLASIGILGGPGVFYGDAHPDHVRLSLTASDERIAAAAERLRGVRPISG from the coding sequence GTGGCACTGCAGCCGCTGCCCGACTACCCCTGGGACCTCATGGCCCCGTACGCGGAACGGGCGCGTCGGCACCCGGACGGCATCGTCGACCTGTCGATCGGCTCGCCGGTCGACGCGACGCCGGACCTCATCCGCGACGCCCTGCGTGACGCCACCGACGCTCACGCGTACCCGACGACGATCGGTACGCCCGAGCTCCGTCAGGCGATCACCGCCTGGTTCGCCCGCCGCCGCGGTGTCGGCGGACTGTCACCCGACGCCGTCCTGCCGACGATCGGCTCCAAGGAGCTCGTGGCACTGCTCGCCTTCCTGCTCGGGCTCGGCGAAGGCGACACGGTCGTGCACCCGGTGGCCGCCTATCCGACGTACGCCGTCGGCGCGGCGATCGCCGGTGCCGACGCGGTCGCGGCCGACGATCCGGCCGAGTGGCCCGAGAGCACCCGCCTCGTCTGGCTCAACTCGCCGGGCAACCCGGACGGACGGGTGCTCTCGATCGAGGAACTGCGCGCCGCGTTTGCTCGGGCGCGCGAACTCGGTGCCGTCCTCGTGGGCGACGAATGCTACGCGGAACTCGGCTGGGAGGGGGAGTGGTCCGACACCCCGACCCCGTCGGTGCTCGACCCGCGCGTGACCGATGGGGACCACAGTGGCGTCCTCGCGATCTACTCGCTGAGCAAGCAGTCGAACCTGGCCGGGTACCGTGCCGCCTTCCTCGCCGGAGACGAACGGCTCGTGCAGCGCCTGGTCACCGTGCGGAAGCACGCGGGACTCATGCTGCCGGCCCCGCTCCAGGCGGCCATGGTCGCCGCCCTGGGTGACGACGAGCACGTGGCCGAGCAGAAGGCGCGGTATCGCGCCCGGCGCGAGGTGCTGCTCCCGGCGGTCCGCGAGGCGGGCTTCCGCGTCGACCACAGCGAGGCCGGCCTCTACCTGTGGATCACCGAGGGTCGCGGCGCGTGGTCCAGCATCGACCGCCTGGCGTCCATCGGCATCCTCGGGGGCCCTGGCGTGTTCTACGGTGACGCCCACCCCGATCACGTGCGGTTGTCGTTGACGGCGAGCGACGAGCGGATCGCCGCGGCCGCCGAGCGACTCCGAGGCGTGCGCCCGATTTCAGGGTGA
- the efeB gene encoding iron uptake transporter deferrochelatase/peroxidase subunit: MTEQTPPTSPEPEAPSSPTDDTPRRGLSRRALFGLAGAGAAGLAAGAGATVAITAAATASASSAGVTTVYPFAGAHQSGITTPAQDRLHFAAYDVSAGTTREELIELLQDWSVAAARMTQGQEVAAGGAVDGSPLAPPVDTGEALGLPASGLTITFGFGPTLFAAEDGTDRFGIADRRPPELQKLPRFTGDNLQAGLTGGDLCIQACADDPQVAVHAIRNLSRIAFGRASIRWSQLGFGRTSSTSTSQVTPRNLFGFKDGTANVKSEETKTVEAQVWVQDGDTASWLSGGSYLVVRKIRMIIETWDRAQLQEQERVIGRSKGEGAPLSGGKEFTEPDFAAVGATDQPLIDKHSHVRLAHPTQLKGTKLLRRGYNFVDGNDDLGRLNAGLFFMSYQRSPQQFIDVQRALATDALNEYIKHVGSAIFAVPPGASTDGWVGETLFA, translated from the coding sequence ATGACCGAGCAGACTCCCCCCACCAGTCCTGAACCCGAGGCACCGTCCTCTCCGACGGACGACACCCCACGGCGGGGTCTCTCGCGTCGGGCGCTCTTCGGCCTGGCCGGAGCCGGGGCCGCCGGACTCGCGGCAGGCGCCGGCGCGACGGTCGCGATCACCGCGGCCGCGACGGCCTCGGCGAGCAGCGCGGGCGTCACCACCGTGTACCCGTTCGCCGGAGCGCACCAGAGCGGGATCACGACGCCGGCTCAGGACCGGCTGCACTTCGCCGCCTACGACGTGTCGGCGGGCACCACCAGGGAGGAACTCATCGAGCTGCTCCAGGACTGGAGTGTCGCCGCGGCACGGATGACGCAGGGGCAGGAGGTCGCGGCGGGTGGCGCCGTCGACGGTTCCCCGCTCGCTCCCCCGGTCGACACCGGAGAGGCGCTCGGGCTCCCCGCGAGTGGACTCACGATCACCTTCGGGTTCGGTCCCACCCTCTTCGCCGCGGAGGACGGCACGGACCGCTTCGGCATCGCCGACCGTCGGCCACCCGAGCTGCAGAAACTGCCCCGGTTCACGGGCGACAACCTGCAGGCCGGCCTCACCGGCGGCGACCTCTGCATCCAGGCGTGCGCCGACGACCCACAGGTCGCCGTCCACGCGATCCGCAACCTGAGCCGCATCGCGTTCGGACGCGCCTCCATCCGCTGGTCGCAACTCGGCTTCGGTCGGACGTCCTCCACCTCCACGAGCCAGGTCACCCCGCGCAACCTGTTCGGCTTCAAGGACGGCACCGCCAACGTGAAGTCCGAGGAGACGAAGACGGTCGAAGCGCAGGTGTGGGTGCAGGACGGCGACACGGCCAGTTGGCTGAGCGGCGGCTCCTACCTCGTCGTCCGCAAGATCCGCATGATCATCGAGACCTGGGACCGCGCGCAGCTCCAGGAGCAGGAGCGCGTCATCGGCCGGAGCAAGGGCGAGGGCGCTCCGCTGTCGGGCGGCAAGGAGTTCACGGAACCCGACTTCGCCGCGGTCGGCGCGACGGACCAGCCGCTCATCGACAAGCACTCCCACGTGCGCCTGGCGCACCCGACCCAGCTCAAGGGCACGAAGCTCCTCCGGCGCGGGTACAACTTCGTCGACGGCAACGACGACCTCGGGCGGCTGAACGCCGGCCTGTTCTTCATGTCGTACCAGCGCTCACCGCAGCAGTTCATCGACGTGCAGCGTGCCCTCGCGACGGACGCGCTCAACGAGTACATCAAGCACGTCGGTTCCGCGATCTTCGCCGTGCCCCCGGGCGCGAGCACCGACGGCTGGGTGGGCGAGACGCTCTTCGCGTAG
- the efeU gene encoding iron uptake transporter permease EfeU, giving the protein MLANYLIGLREGLEAGLIVGILVAYLNKLGRRDVLLRLWLGVAVAIVVSLGVGAILTWGPYGLSFQAQEILGGGLSILAVGLVTWMIFWMGRNARELKHDLESRLDAAVAGSAVGIVVLGFISVGREGIETALFIWASVNSGENAVVGSIGALLGILTAVVIAYLIYRGFVRINLGTFFTWTGLFLVVVAAGVLAYGVGDLQEAGVIPGWGQAAFNLSAVVPPTSWYGTVLGGLFNFTPAPTWAQFIAWLLYLVVTLVCFVRVSGLGRRRPTTVTNRVATSG; this is encoded by the coding sequence GTGCTCGCGAACTACCTCATCGGCCTCCGCGAAGGCCTCGAAGCCGGCCTCATCGTCGGCATCCTCGTCGCCTACCTGAACAAGCTCGGCCGACGCGACGTCCTCCTCCGGCTCTGGCTCGGCGTCGCCGTCGCGATCGTCGTCTCGCTCGGCGTCGGCGCGATCCTCACCTGGGGGCCGTACGGGTTGAGCTTCCAGGCGCAGGAGATCCTCGGCGGCGGCCTCTCCATCCTGGCCGTCGGTCTCGTCACCTGGATGATCTTCTGGATGGGCCGCAACGCCCGAGAGCTGAAGCACGACCTCGAGTCCCGACTCGACGCGGCCGTCGCCGGTTCCGCCGTCGGCATCGTGGTCCTCGGCTTCATCAGCGTGGGACGCGAGGGGATCGAGACCGCGCTCTTCATCTGGGCCAGCGTCAACTCCGGCGAGAACGCCGTCGTCGGATCCATCGGGGCCCTCCTCGGCATCCTCACGGCCGTCGTCATCGCCTACCTCATCTACCGCGGCTTCGTCCGGATCAACCTCGGCACCTTCTTCACCTGGACCGGGCTCTTCCTCGTGGTCGTCGCCGCAGGCGTCCTGGCCTACGGGGTGGGCGACCTCCAGGAGGCCGGTGTCATCCCCGGCTGGGGCCAGGCCGCCTTCAACCTCAGCGCCGTCGTCCCGCCCACCAGTTGGTACGGCACCGTCCTCGGCGGCCTCTTCAACTTCACCCCCGCTCCGACCTGGGCACAGTTCATCGCGTGGCTGCTGTACCTGGTCGTCACACTCGTCTGCTTCGTCCGGGTCTCAGGGCTCGGGCGTCGCCGCCCGACCACGGTCACCAACCGCGTCGCGACGAGCGGCTGA
- the typA gene encoding translational GTPase TypA produces the protein MALATRSDLRNVAIVAHVDHGKTTLVDAMLRQTNSFAEHAHLEERAMDSNELEREKGITILAKNTAISYKGEHATDGPITINVIDTPGHADFGGEVERGLSMVDGVVLLVDASEGPLPQTRFVLRKALEAKLPVILLVNKTDRPDARIDEVVVESQDLLIGLASDMVDDVPDLDLDAVLDVPVVYASGKAGRASSNKPANGELPDSEDLEPLFAAILEHIPAPQYDDEHPLQAHVTNLDASPFLGRLALLRIFNGTLKKGQTVAWVRHDGDVHNVRVTELMITKALDRYPAESAGPGDIVAVAGFADIMIGDTLADPEDVRALPAITVDDPAISMTIGTNTSPLMGKVKGHKLTARMVKDRLDRELIGNVSLKVLDIGRPDAWEVQGRGELALAILVEQMRREGYELTVGKPQVVTKRIDGKVHEPYEHLTIDAPEEHLGAITQLLAARKGRMENMANHGTGWVRMEFIVPSRGLIGFRSEFLTATRGTGIANALAHGYGEWAGAITTRNNGSIVADRSGVVTPFAIIALQERMSFFVQPTEEVYEGMVIGENSRNDDMDVNITKEKKLTNMRQSSADNFESMTPPRVLTLEESLEFAREDECVEVTPEHVRIRKVELDAQARQRSYSRLKKQSE, from the coding sequence ATGGCGCTCGCCACTCGTTCCGATCTGCGCAATGTCGCGATCGTGGCCCACGTTGACCACGGCAAGACGACCCTCGTCGACGCCATGCTGCGACAGACCAACTCTTTCGCCGAACACGCCCACCTCGAAGAACGCGCCATGGACTCGAATGAGCTCGAGCGCGAAAAGGGCATCACCATCCTCGCCAAGAACACGGCGATCTCGTACAAGGGCGAACACGCCACCGACGGCCCGATCACGATCAACGTCATCGACACCCCGGGCCACGCCGACTTCGGTGGTGAGGTCGAGCGCGGCCTCTCCATGGTCGACGGCGTCGTGCTGCTGGTCGACGCCTCGGAGGGCCCCCTCCCGCAGACCCGCTTCGTGCTCCGCAAGGCGCTCGAGGCCAAGCTGCCCGTCATCCTGCTCGTCAACAAGACCGACCGTCCCGATGCCCGCATCGACGAGGTCGTCGTCGAGAGCCAGGACCTCCTCATCGGTCTCGCGAGCGACATGGTCGACGACGTCCCCGACCTCGACCTCGACGCCGTCCTCGACGTCCCGGTCGTCTACGCCTCGGGCAAGGCCGGCCGCGCGTCGTCCAACAAGCCCGCCAACGGCGAACTGCCCGACAGCGAAGACCTCGAGCCGCTGTTCGCAGCGATCCTCGAGCACATCCCGGCTCCGCAGTACGACGACGAGCACCCGCTGCAGGCGCACGTCACCAACCTCGACGCCTCGCCGTTCCTCGGTCGCCTCGCGCTCCTGCGCATCTTCAACGGCACGCTGAAGAAGGGCCAGACGGTCGCCTGGGTCCGCCACGACGGCGACGTCCACAACGTGCGCGTGACCGAGCTCATGATCACGAAGGCCCTCGACCGCTACCCGGCCGAGAGCGCCGGCCCCGGCGACATCGTCGCCGTCGCCGGTTTCGCCGACATCATGATCGGCGACACGCTGGCCGACCCCGAGGACGTCCGCGCCCTCCCGGCCATCACGGTCGACGACCCGGCCATCTCGATGACCATCGGGACCAACACCTCGCCGCTCATGGGCAAGGTCAAGGGCCACAAGCTCACCGCACGCATGGTCAAGGACCGCCTCGACCGCGAGCTCATCGGTAACGTCTCGCTCAAGGTCCTCGACATCGGCCGCCCCGACGCCTGGGAGGTCCAGGGTCGTGGAGAGCTCGCGCTCGCCATCCTCGTCGAGCAGATGCGTCGCGAGGGCTACGAGCTCACCGTCGGCAAGCCGCAGGTGGTCACCAAGCGCATCGACGGCAAGGTCCACGAGCCGTACGAGCACCTGACCATCGACGCACCCGAGGAGCACCTCGGCGCGATCACCCAGCTCCTCGCCGCTCGTAAGGGCCGCATGGAGAACATGGCGAACCACGGCACCGGTTGGGTGCGCATGGAGTTCATCGTCCCGTCGCGCGGCCTCATCGGCTTCCGCTCCGAGTTCCTCACCGCCACGCGCGGCACGGGTATCGCCAACGCGTTGGCACACGGCTACGGCGAGTGGGCCGGTGCGATCACGACGCGCAACAACGGCTCGATCGTCGCCGACCGCTCCGGTGTGGTCACGCCGTTCGCGATCATCGCCCTGCAGGAGCGCATGTCGTTCTTCGTCCAGCCGACCGAAGAGGTCTACGAGGGCATGGTCATCGGCGAGAACTCGCGCAACGACGACATGGACGTGAACATCACCAAGGAGAAGAAGCTGACCAACATGCGTCAGTCCTCCGCGGACAACTTCGAGTCGATGACGCCGCCGCGCGTCCTCACCCTCGAGGAGAGCCTCGAGTTCGCCCGTGAGGACGAGTGCGTCGAGGTCACGCCCGAGCACGTGCGCATCCGCAAGGTCGAGCTCGACGCTCAGGCCCGCCAGCGCAGCTACTCGCGTCTCAAGAAGCAGTCCGAGTAG
- a CDS encoding ABC transporter family substrate-binding protein, with product MSSRTQGSRRRGGMILAGVSIVALALTACTGGGSGGGGSTAKPIELSGTGWERADADQIAQGGTLNLAVDAIPANWNLYNLDSGTVDDQFLSNLYTPSFINIKEDGTWEANPDFATSVELKTEDPQVVEVKINPDAVWSDGTAMSVDDFAATWKSLNGVDPAYAPTATNVWKDIESVTAGDSPQDVLITFKNKNADWPSILGNIWPKWLGATPESFNTLWATGPYAADGTTYVSGGPYIVSKIDQTGAVVTFEPNPKWWGDKPKLDNIIFKQVSRAGLAQAFSNSEIDVFSIGSNADNYQTAQKRSDAQIQRSRGTNYNHITLNGTSEVLSDPEVRQAFAKSINRKTIAESRLAAIDAPTDLLNNLIFLPGQDGYEDDASKVLGYDIDAAKKQLEDAGWTEGSNGIREKDGKKLTIRYVIDSENPVSAETSQQVQAQVKEAGFDLQIDTVPADDFFTKYVTTETRDFDAVSFAWQGTAFPISSTESIFYPADSGQNFPGVTDDSLGELWASANAELDPQKRLEIAKEIDKKIVALATTIPLFPVPYTYGVKTGLVNYGPTQFETIDWKNVGWKN from the coding sequence ATGAGTTCCAGAACACAGGGATCGCGGCGCCGCGGCGGGATGATCCTCGCCGGCGTCTCGATCGTCGCCCTCGCATTGACGGCTTGCACCGGCGGCGGTTCAGGCGGAGGCGGCTCCACCGCGAAGCCGATCGAGCTGTCCGGTACCGGTTGGGAGCGAGCGGACGCCGACCAGATCGCGCAGGGCGGCACGCTCAACCTCGCGGTCGACGCGATCCCCGCGAACTGGAACCTGTACAACCTCGACAGCGGCACCGTCGACGACCAGTTCCTCAGCAACCTCTACACGCCGTCGTTCATCAACATCAAGGAAGACGGCACCTGGGAGGCGAACCCCGACTTCGCGACCTCCGTCGAGTTGAAGACCGAGGACCCGCAGGTCGTCGAGGTCAAGATCAACCCCGACGCCGTCTGGTCGGACGGTACGGCGATGAGCGTCGACGACTTCGCCGCGACGTGGAAGTCGCTCAACGGCGTCGACCCCGCGTACGCGCCCACCGCGACGAACGTCTGGAAGGACATCGAGTCCGTCACGGCCGGCGACAGCCCGCAGGACGTCCTCATCACGTTCAAGAACAAGAACGCCGACTGGCCCTCCATCCTCGGCAACATCTGGCCGAAGTGGCTCGGCGCGACGCCCGAGTCCTTCAACACCCTCTGGGCGACCGGTCCCTACGCCGCCGACGGCACCACCTACGTGTCCGGCGGTCCGTACATCGTGAGCAAGATCGACCAGACCGGTGCGGTCGTGACCTTCGAGCCCAACCCGAAGTGGTGGGGCGACAAGCCGAAGCTCGACAACATCATCTTCAAGCAGGTCTCCCGTGCGGGTCTCGCCCAGGCGTTCTCGAACAGCGAGATCGACGTCTTCAGCATCGGCTCGAACGCCGACAACTACCAGACGGCTCAGAAGCGCAGCGACGCCCAGATCCAGCGGTCACGTGGCACGAACTACAACCACATCACGCTGAACGGCACGTCCGAGGTCCTGAGTGACCCCGAGGTCCGTCAGGCGTTCGCGAAGTCGATCAACCGCAAGACCATCGCCGAGTCCCGCCTGGCGGCAATCGACGCCCCGACCGACCTGCTGAACAACCTCATCTTCCTCCCCGGCCAGGACGGCTACGAGGACGACGCCTCGAAGGTGCTCGGCTACGACATCGACGCCGCCAAGAAGCAGCTCGAGGACGCCGGTTGGACCGAGGGCAGCAACGGCATCCGTGAGAAGGACGGCAAGAAGCTGACCATCCGCTACGTCATCGACTCCGAGAACCCGGTCTCGGCCGAGACCTCGCAGCAGGTGCAGGCCCAGGTGAAGGAAGCCGGTTTCGACCTGCAGATCGACACGGTCCCGGCCGACGACTTCTTCACGAAGTACGTCACCACCGAGACCCGCGACTTCGACGCCGTGAGCTTCGCCTGGCAGGGCACCGCGTTCCCGATCTCCAGCACGGAGTCGATCTTCTACCCGGCTGACTCCGGGCAGAACTTCCCCGGTGTCACCGACGACTCGCTCGGCGAGCTGTGGGCGAGCGCGAACGCCGAGCTCGACCCGCAGAAGCGTCTCGAGATCGCGAAGGAGATCGACAAGAAGATCGTCGCCCTTGCGACGACGATCCCGCTGTTCCCGGTGCCGTACACCTACGGCGTCAAGACCGGTCTCGTGAACTACGGCCCGACCCAGTTCGAGACCATCGACTGGAAGAACGTGGGCTGGAAGAACTAG
- the fdxA gene encoding ferredoxin → MTYVIALPCVDVKDRACIDECPVDCIYEGERSLYIHPDECVDCGACEPVCPVEAIYYEDDLPEEWADYYKANVEFFDEVGSPGGAAKVGVIPSDHPLIAALPPQAHE, encoded by the coding sequence GTGACCTACGTGATCGCCCTGCCGTGCGTCGATGTGAAGGACCGCGCCTGCATCGACGAATGCCCCGTCGACTGCATCTACGAGGGTGAACGCTCGCTCTACATCCACCCTGACGAGTGCGTCGACTGCGGTGCGTGCGAGCCGGTCTGCCCGGTGGAGGCCATCTATTACGAGGACGACCTGCCCGAGGAGTGGGCGGACTACTACAAGGCCAACGTCGAGTTCTTCGACGAGGTCGGGTCGCCGGGCGGCGCCGCCAAGGTCGGGGTCATCCCATCGGATCACCCGCTCATCGCCGCGCTGCCGCCGCAAGCCCACGAGTAG